A single genomic interval of Methanocorpusculum sp. harbors:
- the glyS gene encoding glycine--tRNA ligase: MAEYEDTYEKVIELARRRGFVWPSSEIYGSVAGFIDYGPLGAMLKRRIESIWRRFYVVQEGYYEIECPTVGIEPIYVASGHVGGFSDKMFQCPNCQEFLRADHVAEAFGIPHAGTMSKEALHDVLLDKECPACGKVLGQVEVFDFNLMFTTSIGPGGQRKGYLRPETAQGMFVDFPRLLRFYRDHLPFGAVQIGKSYRNEISPRQGMIRLREFTQAEAEIFVHPEEKDHPNFSRYADYKMPLWGIDQQDKETPAVIKSMREAVDEGTIANEYVAYYVAMTHDILCTVGFNPDKIRFRQHMPDERAHYATDCWDAEALSDRFGWVEIVGIADRTDYDLKAHARVSGQKNTVFIQYPEAKKVHHKAIVPNFGKLGPAFKGKAKPISEQMLTATPEADGIHLTIDGEEILIAPEMYTVKDEIVDVFGEDVMPHVIEPSYGIDRMCYMVLEHAYAEDVADGEARTVMRFKKGVAPIQVAVLPLMARDGLDEIAKSLVLELQGEGIQTEYDDAGAIGRRYRRQDEIGTPYCITVDYDTKDDTTVTLRDRDSMEQIRGPAADVLKALPNLLKGKLAFDKSSL, translated from the coding sequence TACGGTCCTCTCGGAGCAATGCTCAAACGCCGTATCGAATCGATCTGGCGCCGGTTTTACGTTGTACAGGAAGGATACTATGAAATAGAATGTCCGACCGTCGGTATTGAGCCGATCTACGTTGCCTCCGGACACGTCGGCGGATTTTCCGATAAAATGTTCCAGTGCCCGAACTGTCAGGAGTTCCTGCGGGCAGACCATGTTGCCGAAGCATTCGGTATCCCGCATGCAGGGACCATGTCGAAAGAGGCGCTTCACGATGTCCTCCTTGATAAAGAGTGCCCGGCCTGCGGAAAAGTTCTCGGCCAAGTAGAAGTCTTCGACTTCAACCTCATGTTCACCACCTCGATCGGTCCCGGAGGACAGAGAAAAGGCTACCTCCGTCCGGAAACGGCCCAGGGTATGTTCGTAGACTTCCCAAGACTCCTCAGATTCTATCGTGACCACCTGCCGTTCGGAGCAGTTCAGATCGGAAAATCCTATAGAAACGAGATCTCACCCCGTCAGGGTATGATCCGCCTGAGGGAGTTCACCCAGGCAGAAGCTGAAATTTTCGTCCACCCGGAAGAAAAGGATCACCCGAACTTCTCCAGATACGCAGACTATAAAATGCCGCTGTGGGGCATAGATCAGCAGGATAAGGAAACACCTGCGGTCATCAAATCAATGCGGGAAGCAGTCGATGAAGGGACCATTGCAAATGAATATGTTGCCTACTACGTTGCTATGACCCACGATATTCTGTGTACTGTCGGATTCAACCCCGACAAGATCAGATTCCGGCAGCATATGCCCGACGAGCGTGCTCACTACGCGACAGACTGCTGGGACGCCGAGGCACTTTCAGACCGTTTCGGCTGGGTCGAGATCGTCGGTATCGCCGACCGGACAGACTATGACCTCAAGGCCCACGCCCGGGTCTCGGGTCAGAAAAACACCGTCTTTATCCAGTATCCGGAAGCAAAGAAGGTCCACCACAAAGCGATCGTCCCGAACTTCGGGAAACTCGGCCCTGCCTTCAAAGGCAAAGCAAAGCCGATCTCTGAACAGATGCTCACCGCGACTCCGGAAGCTGACGGGATCCATCTTACAATAGACGGCGAGGAGATCCTTATCGCACCAGAGATGTACACAGTCAAGGACGAGATCGTGGATGTTTTCGGTGAAGACGTGATGCCCCATGTGATCGAACCTTCTTACGGTATCGACCGGATGTGTTACATGGTCCTCGAGCACGCCTACGCCGAAGATGTGGCCGACGGAGAGGCACGCACAGTCATGCGGTTCAAGAAAGGTGTTGCCCCGATCCAGGTCGCGGTCCTTCCTTTGATGGCACGCGACGGACTCGACGAGATCGCAAAAAGCCTTGTCCTTGAACTTCAGGGTGAAGGGATCCAGACCGAATACGACGACGCAGGAGCGATCGGGCGCAGATACAGAAGACAGGACGAGATCGGAACCCCCTACTGTATTACGGTCGATTACGACACCAAAGATGATACTACAGTAACGTTGCGTGACCGCGACTCGATGGAACAGATAAGGGGGCCCGCCGCAGACGTTCTTAAAGCGCTTCCAAATCTCCTTAAAGGAAAACTTGCCTTCGATAAATCCTCGTTATGA